In Sorangium aterium, the genomic stretch TGCGATCCTGGACCGCGTCATCGCCGACTCGCCCTCCGCCCATCGCGCCCGCCAGCCCCCGTGAAAGCGGTCGGCCGGCGGGGAGGGCGCTCGTCGCGCGACCAGCGTCGACCGCGCCCTACCGTCAGGCACTAGACTGGCGCGCGCCGCGCCGCCTTCGCGGCGCCATCCCCCTTCCTCGGAGCTGTGCATGCGCTTTCTCCACCCCGAGCATGACGAGAGCCTGGAGCTCGCCCTCGAAGACGTGTTCCTGACCCCCGGCTACTTCGCCGGCGGCTCCCGCCTGGAGACCGACCTGCGCCCGGCGGACTTCCCTGGCGGCTCGCACCCGATCGTCTCGGCGAACATGAACGCGGTCACCGGCAAGCGGATGGCGGAGACGATGGCCCGCTTCGGCGGCCTCGGCGTGCTCCCGCAGGACATGGATCTCGACACGGTCGAGCGCATCGTCCGCCACATCAAGCGCGCCGACCCGCGCTACGACACGCCCCTCTCGGTCTCCCCGCGGGCGACGCTCCGCGACGTGCACGGCATCATCCGCAAGCGATCGCACGACATGGTGGTCGTGGTCGACGACGAGCGGCGGCCGATCGGCATCGTCACCCACGCCGACCTGCGCGACCGGGACCAGTACACGCCCGCGTCCGCGCTCATGTCGTCGCGCCTCATCACCATCCCGGTCGGCACGCCGAACCGGACGGCCTTCCTGCTGATGGAGGACGCCCGCGTGAAGGCGGTCCCCGTGCTCGACGGGGACGGGCGGCTCCACGGCGTGCTGACGCGCGACGACGCCGTGCGCCTCGAGCTGCTGAAGCCGACGCTCGACGGCGGCGGCGAGCTCATGGTCGCGGCGGCGATCGGGATCTCCGCGCAGGCGGCCCAGAGCGCCGCGCGCCTGGTCGAGATCGGCGTCTCCGCGATCGTGCTCGACACCGCGCACGGCCACCAGCGCCGGATGGTCGAGGCGATCCGCGCGGTGCGGAGCGCCGTCGGCGACGCCGTCCCGCTCGTGGCCGGCAACGTCTGCACGGCGGAGGGCACGCGGGATCTCATCGAGGCGGGCGCCGGCATCGTGAAGGTGAACGTCGGCCCCGGCGCGATGTGCACGACGCGCATGCAGACCGGCGCAGGCCGGCCGACGTTCTCCTCGGTGCTCGCGTGCGCCCGCGAGGCGCGCCGCCACGGCAAGCGCGTCTGGGCCGACGGCGGCGTCCGTCACCCGCGCGACGTGGCGCTCTACCTCGCCGCCGGCGCCTCGCGCGTCATGGTCGGGACGACGCTCGCCGGCACGTACGAGAGCCCGGGCGACGTCATGGAGGACCGCGACGGGCTGCTCTACAAGGAGAACTACGGCATGGCGAGCGCCCGCGCGGTCAGCGAGCGCACCGCCGAGCTCGACGCGTTCGAGCGCGCCAAGAAGGCCTTTTTCCGCGAGGGCATCTCGACGTCGCGGATCTACATCCACGAGGGGCGCGAGAGCGTCGGCGCCATCCTGATCGAGATGATCACCGGCGTGCAGTCGGCGTGCACCTACGCCGGCGCGGCGAACCTCGACGAACTCCACGACAAGGCCGTCATCGGGGTGCAGACGCTGGCGGGCTACGGCGAGGGCAAGCCGCACGGAATCGAACGGCGTTGATCGAGCGGCGCGGGATGACGGAAAGGTGACGTGACTTCCACCTGGGCAGCGACGAACCTCCGGCTGCTTACCGTCGAGGTCCTCCATGCCGAACGCACCCGCTCCACGCTTTTTCGCCGCGCGCCGCGCCGTTCGCCGGTTCGTCGGCCGCACCTGGTTGTCCGTGTTCGGCTGGCGCGTGGACGGCATCACGGAGCTCCCGTCGAAGGCGGTGATCATCGCGGCGCCCCACACCTCGAACTGGGATTTCCCGTTCACGCTCGCGGTCAGCTACGTGCTCGACCTCGAGTTCTCCTGGCTCGGCAAGCACACCCTCTTCGAGCCGCCGTTCGGCTTCTTCTTCAAGTGGCTCGGCGGCGTCCCCGTCGACCGCCGCGACAGGAACAACCTCGTCGCGGCCGTGGTCGACGTGCTGAAGGAGCGCGACGAGCTCATCCTGGTCATCGCGCCCGAGGGCACGCGCTCGCGCACGAAGCGCTGGAAGACGGGCTTCTACTACGTCGCGCTCGGCGCCGGCGTCCCGATCCTCCTCGGGTACCTCGACTTTCCCCGGAAGCGGGGCGGGATCCTCCACGTGTTCCACCCGACGGGCGACATCGAGGCCGACATGGCGGCGATCCGCCATCACTACGATGGCATCGAAGGAAAGCACCCGGAGCGGATGAGCGAGATCACGCTCGGCGCCAGGGGGGCTCCGGCGAACGGGGTCGTGCAGCACCCCTGAGCTCGGGTTGAGGGCGCGCGATCCGCCTATCCGCGCGCCAGGGGGCGCTCGTCAGCGCGGGGACGGCGCGCGGACCGACGAGGCGGGCCCCGCCGTGATCCTCGTCGTCAGCACGCCAGCGAGCGCCCATTCGAACGCGGAGCGGTCGGTGTACACGTTGAAGCGGCCGCCCGTGGCGAGGTTGGCGACCGTGACGCCCATGGCGACGAGCCCCGGCCGCACGAGGATATGGACCTCCTTCAGCTTGCCGGGGTTCCGCAGGTGCCACGCCGTGAGCCTGGCCCGGACGTCGCTGTCATAGCCGGTGCCGAGCTCGAAATCGTCGAACACGACCGGGTGCACGCCCGCCTCGACGAGGGTCTCCAGGTGCCTGATCGCCGGCTCGATGAGATCGAGCGACGCGTACCCCTCGAGGCGCCTCGTCACGACGTCGGATGCGGGCGTTCGAATATCGAGGACTCCGCGCCCGGTCGACCAGCGGTCGCCCCGCGCTCCGAGCCGTGTGTGTGCCAAATCCATCTCGATTTCGAGACTTTAGTCTATGGGCGGCGCTCCGCCATGCGATCCGTCCGATCCGCGCCCTTCCCCGACGCTGGGGGTCTGGACTGCGCTCGCGGACGGCGCCTCGCCGGCCGGGCGCGCGAGGCGGCGGGGCGCGCGAGGCGGGGGCGTGTCGAGCACGTCCGGCGGGCCAGGCCGCCTCCTGCTGCGTCGAGCGCCGTCGGCGTGGCCGAAAGCGGCTATGATGCCGCGGCTGTTTCGGCCGCCGGCCGGTGCTGGCGGTTCGCGAGGCGTCTTCGCCCGCAGCAGAGGGACGAAGGAGGAGCTACCGAGATGAGAGGACATGTTTCCAGGGTGCTGCGGCTCGCTGTCGTGGCGTTTGCGTGCGCGCTGATGGCGGGCTGCGGCGGCCCGCTGCGCTACACGCCGCAGGGCATCGGGAAGGCGCCGGGCGCGGACGCCGTGATCATCGCCGACGTCAACTTCGACGCGGCCATGACCCGCCTCGACATCAACGCGAAGGACCTCCCGCCGCCCGATCGCCTCGACTCGAGCAGCACCGCCTACGTCGTCTGGGCGCGCCCGGACAGCGACTCG encodes the following:
- a CDS encoding GuaB1 family IMP dehydrogenase-related protein, coding for MRFLHPEHDESLELALEDVFLTPGYFAGGSRLETDLRPADFPGGSHPIVSANMNAVTGKRMAETMARFGGLGVLPQDMDLDTVERIVRHIKRADPRYDTPLSVSPRATLRDVHGIIRKRSHDMVVVVDDERRPIGIVTHADLRDRDQYTPASALMSSRLITIPVGTPNRTAFLLMEDARVKAVPVLDGDGRLHGVLTRDDAVRLELLKPTLDGGGELMVAAAIGISAQAAQSAARLVEIGVSAIVLDTAHGHQRRMVEAIRAVRSAVGDAVPLVAGNVCTAEGTRDLIEAGAGIVKVNVGPGAMCTTRMQTGAGRPTFSSVLACAREARRHGKRVWADGGVRHPRDVALYLAAGASRVMVGTTLAGTYESPGDVMEDRDGLLYKENYGMASARAVSERTAELDAFERAKKAFFREGISTSRIYIHEGRESVGAILIEMITGVQSACTYAGAANLDELHDKAVIGVQTLAGYGEGKPHGIERR
- a CDS encoding lysophospholipid acyltransferase family protein is translated as MPNAPAPRFFAARRAVRRFVGRTWLSVFGWRVDGITELPSKAVIIAAPHTSNWDFPFTLAVSYVLDLEFSWLGKHTLFEPPFGFFFKWLGGVPVDRRDRNNLVAAVVDVLKERDELILVIAPEGTRSRTKRWKTGFYYVALGAGVPILLGYLDFPRKRGGILHVFHPTGDIEADMAAIRHHYDGIEGKHPERMSEITLGARGAPANGVVQHP